From Mucilaginibacter gotjawali:
GGTGTGAATTCCTTACAAATAATAAAACATGACAATGAGTGAAAAGAATCCAAAAGTTGACTGGTTTTTTACCAAAGACAGCCATTGGCAGGAAGCATATAAAAAATTAAGGCAAATTGCGATTGATTGCGGGCTGATTGAAGAATTAAAGTGGGGCTGCCCCTGCTATACCCTAAACAAACAAAACATTGTTTTAATACATGGCTTTAAAGAATACTGTGCTTATTTATTTTTTAAAGGCGCTTTGTTAAATGATCCCGGCGGCATCCTCATCCGGCAAACAAAAGATGTACAGTCAGCACGGCAGATCAGGTTCACCAATATGGTGGAAATTGCGGAGCTGGAACCCATCCTCAAAGCCTATATTTTTGAAGCGATTGAAGCTGAAAAGGCCGGGTTGAAGGTAGAACTTAAAACAACGGCCGAATTTACTATGCCGGATGAGTTTCAAACTAAATTAAACCACATGCCTGCCTTAAAAACCGCCTTTGAGGCATTAACACCCGGCAGGCAACGGGGATACCTGCTCTATTTTTCTTCTGCCAAACAATCCAAAACACGCCAGGACAGGGTTGAAAAATACATCCCGCAAATTTTAGCGGGAAAGGGCTTGGAAGATTAGGAAATGATGAGCAAACCAATTCTTGATCCTTTACATGTACCTATAAAAATAGCAGCTCAATTTAACGTTTCAAACACATTAAGCCTAACCACCTTTTTCGGTATTATAAAACAAGTGACATCGAAGTATGAAATATTACCAACCGCTTCATACATTAAACATTAAGAGGTTTATTTTACAACGTAAATTTGAATATGAGACTTTTTTTTATATATCTTTAAAGTCCAGATTTGAGACCATCAATGTCATACAATACTCTTACCGATTGTGAATTGGCTGACCTCCTTAATGAAGGCGATGAAGAGGCATTTAATCATATTTATAAGCGTTTTTGGAAAAAGATATATAACGAAACCTATAAACGATTAAAGGACACCGAAATAGCGGGAGACATTGTACAAGACGTTTTTGCTGACCTCTGGATTAAACGACACAGCAGGAAAATTGAAAACCTAAACGCTTACCTTATTACCGCAGCCCGCTACCAGGTGTTTATGCAATATAAAAAGGCCTCCGTTAAATCATTTTTTGAACAACCGCTGGAGCTATTAAACCATCCATCCCTGTTTGCTGATTCTATTCAGGAAGTAAAAGAACTGAAAGACTGCATAAATGAATGGATGAGCTTACAGCCAGAGAAAAGACGGGAAGTGTTCCGGCTAAAATTTATTGAAGATAAGTCAACCCGTGAAATTAGTGAAGTGCTGAATATTTCACAAAAAACAGTCCAAAACCAGTTTACTATTTCGCTTCATAGTTTGCGGTCAACGCTAAGTAAACTGTTATTATTTTTTTAGTTATTACCCGTAAATAAATAATACTTCAAAACATCTTCATTCCTGTATAAAAATCGGTATACCCTTCGTTATTTTTTTACAGACAGGCTGATTAACTATTTGTAACAAAACGCTCCCGTTAAAATAGCATGGGTATCAGGTGTTACATTAAACTGACGCTTTTTAATAAATATTTTTGGGGGGATGGGATATATAACAAGCTTTATATACTGTAGATATATAGCCTGATAAATCTATGTCGACCCCAATTATAAAAGAATTCCTAAAATTAAAGGAAAAGTATTTGAATGGAACGGCCACGCCTGCTGATATTCAATTACTTGAACAATATTACGACCTGTTTGCTGAAGAACCGGATATCATCGGTCAGTTAGCCCAATCAGAAATAGAAGTACTGGAAAACCGCTTGAAAGACGGGATAACCAATAAAATCAACCTAAAAGAAAACAAAACCATACCCTTTTACAAAGGCTCCATGATGCGTGCTGCCGCAATACTCATCTTTATTTTAGCGGGCACTTATTTCGTTTACAACCGGTATCACAAACAGCCAATACAGGTAGCCCAAAATAAATCCTATAAAACTGATATAGCGCCAGGTGGCAATAAGGCGATTTTAACATTGGCCAACGGTTCAAAACTGATTTTAAATAATGCCAAAAATGGCAATATTTCAACGCAGGGCGGGGCAAATATCATTAAGCAGGACAGCCTGATCTCCTATAAAGCTATAGCAGCCGGCAGTAGCGGGGTATCCTATAATACAATCACCATTCCAAATGGGGGGCAATACCAACTGATATTGGCAGATGGCACAAAGGTATGGCTGAATGCAGCCTCGTCGTTACGATTCCCAACCGCTTTTACAGGTAACAACAGAACCGTTGAACTAACCGGGGAAGCCTATTTTGAAGTAGCTAAAAATAAAGAAAAACCATTTAATGTAAAAACAGCAACCCAAACGGTACAGGTGCTGGGTACACACTTTAATGTTAATGCCTATAATAATGAAGCCTATGTAAAAACCACCTTGCTGGAAGGTAGTGTTAAGGTTTACTCGGCCAACGTTAGTGTAACGATTAGCCCGGGTCAGCAGTCTGTGTTAAAAAGCAACGGCTCCTTTGAAATAAAACATGACCTTGACATGGACGAGGCTGTTGCGTGGAAAAATGGCATGTTCCAGTTTAACGAGGCTGATATACAAACGGTTATGCGGCAAATCTCCAGGTGGTATGACATTGATGTCGAATTCAAAGGGAAACTACCTGCGGACCTTTACAGGGGGAAAATATCAAGGAACGTGAATGTGTCGCAGGTGTTGAAAATATTAGAATTAAGCGGTATTAACTTTACGATAGAAGGGAGAAAAATTATAGTAAGATCATGAGGCACCCCCTTTTTAGGTTGAGCGGCCAGGTTGCTTAACTGATGCCAATAAAAAAGCCGGAAAGTGTTGCGAGCACCTCCGGCCAAATGGCTGGGCTAAACGAAAAATGTAAATAACCTTATTTAATTAATTATCAACCCAAAAACCAAACAAAAGTATGGAATTTTCTACTCTTTATGAGCCGCGAAATGAATACAGGCGGCTCAATAAAATCTTATTGGTTATGAAGCTGACCACCATTATTCTACTCACCGTTTGTTTGCACATTAGTGCGGCAAGTTTCAGTCAAAACATAACGATTTCGGAAAAAAATGCATCCCTTGAATCGGTATTTAATAAAATTGAAAAGCAAAGCGGGTATACCTTCTGGTATAAAATCGAACTGATCAAATATTCACCCAAAATTTCACTGAATGTAAAAAATGCTACTTTAGATCAAACCTTAAACTTATGCTTTAAAAATCTGCCCTTGACTTATGTTATAGTACAAAACACCATTGTATTAAAGTTAAAGCCAGAAAATGATGCGGTTAATACCAGCGAGGCGCCCCTTCCGATAAAAATAACGGGAAAGGTTGTTGACGAGAAAGGCGAGGCTTTAACCGGAGCATCTGTAAAAGTAAAAGGGACAAATGCAGGTACAACTACCGATATCAATGGCGTTTTCAGCATTGAAGTACCGGAAAATGGTATTTTAATTGTAAGTTTTATCGGCTATAAAACCCAGGAAGTACCGGTAAACGGCAGTAAATCCTTAACCATAAGGCTGGCGCCTTCAGATGGCTTGAACGAAGTTGTAGTAACTGCTTTAGGTATAAAGCGCGAAGCAAGATCGTTAGGCTATTCGGCGCAGGCAGTCTCGGGTGCTGATATGAATAAAGTAAACCCACCCGATATTGCGACAGGGTTAATGGGAAAGATATCGGGTTTAAATGTTACCCAGCCCAACGGGGTTGAAGGGGCCTCTACCCGTATCGTGATCAGGGGTAATAATAACCTGCTTGGAAATAACCAGGCGCTGATAGTTATTGATAACGTTATCATTAATAACGAACCAGTACAACCCAAAGGAGTTGTCCAATCTTTCGCTGATGCAACAAATGGGGGAAATACGGATGTTTCGCAGCCGCCTATAGATAATGGCTCGTTTTTAAACAGCTTAAACCCTGATGATATTGAAAGCATTGATGTATTAAAGGGCCCAACCGCAGCAGCTTTGTACGGAGCACGCGGAGCAAATGGTGTTATACTTATTGTTACCAAAAAAGGCGGCAAAAAGTCTGGATTTGGTGTTGATTATAACTATACCTATCGTGTTAACGACCCGTACAGGTTTATTAAAACCCAAAACGAATACGGTAATGGTATGACAGAAGATCTTTATTCTGCCAACGCCCAATTTTATAAGGATGCCAATGGCAATAACAGGGAGGAACAAATTGGCGGCGACCCGTATGGTTCCCTGGGAAACATACCGGGAGCCTATGTAAGCCCGGGAGTTACCAGCGCTGCAGGCGGCCCGTTCTATAACTACATTGGTTTTCCGGGAGACGGTGCATCATGGGGTCCTAAAATGTCGGGCCAACCATTAGTTTGGTGGGATGGACAAACCAGGCCATACACCGGTAATTCCAATATATTCCAAAGCTTTTACCGGAAGGGCAATACACAAACTCAAAACATATCCGTTTCAGGCGGCGGCGAACTGGGTACGCTGCGCGTATCCTATACCAGGATGACAAACGATGCGATAACCTATAACAGCAATAACGCCACCAATACCTTTAATGTAGGTGCATCTATTAACGTTAGCCCGAAGGTAAAGATTGATGCTACAGCCAGTTATATTAATTTGAAAAAATTCAATCCGCCAAATATATACGGCGAAAGCGGATCTTCAGGAAACATTGGTGTTGGCTATATGACGGTTTACAACTTACCGGCTGATTACAAGCCCATTGAAAGAGGCCTGAGCACATTACCGGATGGCTCGCAGAATCCTATACTAAAACAGTCGCCGGCTGAATACGGGCAACAATATTACTGGTGGAATACCTTCAATGATAACACCACGCTTACACAAAATCAATTTGTAGGCTCACTTTCGCTTAATGCCGAAATTACGCCCTGGCTAAAGGCTATTGGCAACGTCGGCCTGGATTACTATACTAACGAGTATATAACTGAAAATTACCCCACAGATGCAGCAGGGTTGCAGGGTTCATACGGCTATGACCTGGCAAGGACATCTACCAATAACCTGGATGGCCGTTTTGTTTTTCATAAAGACAAGTTGTTAAAAGACTTTAATGCCAGTCTTTCAGTGGGCGCAAGGCATTATTATACCAATATGTATGATATCGCCTCAAATAATCCGGGGCCATTTAATTATCCGTTCCTTTTTAACCTGAGCAATTATAATGGCAGCTCCCCAACTTCGCTTAATCCAACAGAGAACAGGTATGTGCAGGAAATAAACTCGGTATATAGTTTATTAAACCTTTCCTATAAAAATTACCTGTTTTTAGATCTGTCAGGAACCAATGACTGGTCGTCGACGCTTCGCCCAACAAACTGGAGTTACTTTTACCCTTCGGCAAGTTTGAGCTTTGTATTTACAGACGCATTTGACATGAAGTCGGTAAAAGACTGGCTGAGCTATGGCAAATTGCGACTCGGCGAAGCAGAAAGTGCCAACGCATATTTACCCTATCAAAACGGGCTTACTTACAGCCCTACTACTACAACCGGTTTTAAAACAGGGTTAAATTTACCAGGCTTATATCCAACAGACTTACAGCCGCAGCGTTCAAGATCATTTGAGATCGGGACTGACCTGGGCTTTTTTAACGACCGTTTAGATGTAAACTTTACCTATTACAACACCTATTCGGATCATCAGGAGATACAGGTCCCTACCGAAACTGCATCAGGCGTGAACTACGTATTGATTAACTCGGGTGCTTTACGTAACAGGGGTATTGAATTAACCATAAAGGGGAAAATACTTCAGACCAAGGATTTCTCGTGGGATATGACTATTAACGCGGCGCATAATCAAAATACCGTTGTAGCATTGGAACCTGGCATTAATTCATTGCAATTAGGCTCATGGTTTGGCAGCAATGGCGTGCTGATGAAAGTTGATGTAGGCAGTGATTACGGCAGTATTTACGGGCGTGACTACAAATATGCCCCTAATGGCCAAAAAATAGTGAACCTGATATATGCCGATGGTACAAATACCGGCAACGGGCCCGTGCTTGGCTCGCAATATGCCACCACTGATGACATGGTTAAAATAGGTGATGCCACGCCAAAAATAACAGGTGGTATTTCACAGAGCTTCCGCTACAAAAACTTTAGCGTATACATTTTGACTGATTTTAAAATTGGGGGCCAGATCTGGTCGGGCGATTACGCAACTATTATGGGCCAGGGCCTTGCACCTGAAACAGCTTACGAAAGGGATGGCCATGGATTGCCATATACCTACCCCGACGGAACTAAAGCTAATGTCGGCGTGATTTTACCGGGTGTTGTATCAACCGCCGGAGGCGGATATACGGCAAATACCAATGTGGTAAATCCATGGTGGAAATATGCCGGTAATTATCAATCATGGGATAATGACCCTATAGTACGCACCAACTCTATTTTTAATGATTCATGGGGAAAATTGCGTGAGTTATCAATTACTTACAATTTGCCAAAGGAGTTTATACAAAAATCCAGGGTGTTCCAATCTATGTCGCTCTCATTAATCGGGCGCGATTTGTTTTACCTGTTTACCACCTTACCGGATAGGATAAACCCCGAAAGTCTTGTCAGCAGCGGAAATGTTCAGGGCATCCAATTTGGCGGCTTACCTGGTGTACGTTCTTACGGTATTTCTGTAAAAGCGGGATTTTAATAGGATTATTAAAAACTTAAAAAGCAAACGTTATGTTAAAGTATCATCATATAAAACAACATACAGCCATAGTAATTGCTACGGTCTTCATTACAGCAATTCTTGCGTCCTGTACCAAGAATTTTCAAAAAGAAAATGCTACTTATAGTGGCCCCGCATCAGCAACACTGTCACAGCTTTATACTGGCATTGGGGCTAACTTAGATCGCGCGGCTGACATAGGCGACAACGCCGAGGCAAGATGGCTATACCCTATTACACAATTAGGCGCGGTATATGCCGTATCTGATTTTGGCTTCGAAGAGAACCAAAACTGGCAATTATTCTACGCAAACTTGCCTGCCATGAATCAAATGCTCAGTACAATGCAATCAAGCCCTGATTCTGCCTCCTATATCAACGCCGAAGGCATGGTAAAGGTGCTTAGGGCGTACCAGGCGCTGGAGTTATCAAATACTTATGGCGACATGCCTTATTTCAAAGCCGGCCGGGCATTCTCCGGTTCTACTGCTGATCTTAAAGTACCTTTTGATAAACAACAGGCCATCTATTTATCCTGTTTAAGCGACCTGGCATGGGCTGTTAACCATTTTAATACCACCAGCACTACCCAGTTTACGTTTGGTTCCGAGTTTCTTTTAGGGAATAATATTGCGCAATGGAAAGCATTTGCTAATTCGCTGCGTTTACGTTACGCACTTACCATGTACGACAAAGACAATACGGATGCCGGCCCAATAATAGCCGACGCACTCACCAAACCCTTATTAACTGACCCGGTTGCAGATGTAGTTGGCCTCAGCCAGGCAAATGTTCCTGATATATCCTTTGATATAGACGGGGCCGGCAGAGCTTTCTTTTTTCGCCAGGAGAGCCGTGCAAGGATGGGGAGTACCCTTTGGAACTTATTGAGCGACGATAACACCGATAGCGGAATATTCGATCTGAGGGCAACCATATATTTCGAAAAAAACGGAAACGGTGAATGGGCGCCGTATCCGCAAAACCCGGTTACCCCGATATCTGATGGCGGCGATCCATATAATACCAAGAGAGATCCTGCCAACGATGGTTGGGGGGCGCCGGCCTACAAGGCAGGCAATTTATATTCAGATTATAACTATTACTGGGGACGTGATGGAAATATCTCCGGATCAACCGGCGCATGCCCTGAAATATTTATGTCGGCAGCGGAAACCTACTTTTTGAAAGCTGAGGCCTATGCCAGAGGTGCTGGCGTTGCGCAAAATAGCGCTGCGGCAAAAAGCGCATACATATCAGGAGTAACAGCATCGCTTACTTTTTGGAAAAATATGGCTTTTAATTCCTCAGTTTGGGTAGAAAATAAACCCGCATCGGCTACGCCAACCAGTACTGAAATCAGCGCGGTGTTAACCAATCCTAAAGCTGCCTGGGATGCTAACAATGCACTTAACCTGATCTACGCGCAGGAATGGATAGACCTGTTTCGCCAGCCTTGGGTAGCCTGGGCATTATTGAGGAGAACAGGTGGAGCTACACCTATGGATCAGAGCAATCCGGCAGGATATAAACAAAACTATGGCAGCCTGCAACGCTACCAATATCCGTCCGATGAACAACTTTTAAATAATGCCAACTGGAAGATAGCCACAGGAGGCTCAGATCTTACAAGCACCAAAATATGGATAGCGAAATAAAGTATTCGTCAATCTGCAGGTGTATTTGTTAATACATTAACTGATCATACGCAAACCAATAAGCCCGGAAATTTTCCGGGCTTATTTTGTTTTGGAAGGATTTTTACTTTTAGGTAGATAGAAAGCAGATATTAAAGCGTCCGTCCGAAAGTTGCCTAAGGCTGATGTGGACATGCGGACGCAAAAAAATTGAATATCGAACACCCAATGCCCAATTTTGAATAACGAAGTAAGCATTTCGACATTCGGCGTTGGACATTCCTTATCCGATATTCAAATCAATCCAAACTTAATCCCCTGTTTATACCATCTCCTCTGCCCCTACCTTGCTCATTTGCTTTAATAAAAACCCCGGCGCCAGCCTGCTCATCACCCTGATGATGCGTGCCATGCCGGGATAGATCTCATAAGTATCGTTTTGCAGGCCTTTTATGGCTACATCAATCAGCTTTACCGGATCCATCAGCATTTTATCGTCAAAATCATTCAGGCCTTTAAATTTATCATTTAACGGTGTGCCTGAACCGGGTGCTATCAACTCGAATACTTTTATCCCGGTATTTTTTAGCTGTACCCTTAATGATTTGGTGTACGACCGCAAACCCGATTTGGTGGCCCCGTAAACCGGCGAAATAGGGAATGGCGCCAAAGCTATGCCCGAGGTAACATTTAAAATAGCCGCGTTTTTTTGTTTTTTAAGATGCGGCAAAAAGGCCTGCACCATACGGATGGGGCCCATCAGGTTGATCTCCACCTCGCGGGTAATATCATTAAGGCCGATAGGCGGATCCTGCAGGTTGATCTTGCGCATTTCGCCGGCATTGTTGATGAGGATATTCAACGCAGGGAATTGTTGGATAACCTCCTTAAAAAGGGCTGCTATGGCTTCCGGGTCGCTTACGTCGCTTTTAAAGGTGTGGATGCCTGGTAATTTCTTCCGGGTTTCCTCCAGTTTTGCCTGGTTACGGCCGGTAATGATAACCGTATTGCCCAATGCCAGCAGGCGGTTGGCAAATTCGAACCCGAAGCCGCTGGTGCCGCCGGTAATGAGTATAGTGTTATTGCTGAGTTCCATTGTTTTTTATCTTAAAATTTGATGATGTAAAGGTATGGGCAGCTTAAGCCAGCCGGTTTGCACAATTCAATCCATTGTTTATCATATTCAAATATGACCTTGGTTTAACAGGCGGATGCAGTATATTTGATTGGTTGCTTATGATGGTCAGTAAATCTGAATGTTTATCAAATTCAATTATCGTCGGAAGTAACCTCCTTAATCATCACCCTATGCAAACCATCTCTGTCGACGAATTTTATAAAGAAATAGCTGTTAAAACCAACGGCACTATTGAATCACTTTTACCTGACGGGATAAACAGGGAGATCGGCCATTTTAATATTTTCAACTTTGAGGATATTATCCCAAAGATAAAAGCCGACCCCAACCACATGCCCTATAACCGCCGGGCCTATTATAAAATAAGCCTGGTACGCGGCCGCAACGTGGCCGAATATGCCGACAAGACCATTTATATTGAAAAGAATGCCCTGGTATTTGCCACACCCAAAATCCCCTATAACTGGGTACCGCAGGATGATAACCAGAAGGGCTGCTTTTGCATATTTACCGGCGATTTTTTGCTGCCCTCAAAAAGCGGCGCTATTTTGGATGAGTTGCCGATCTTTCGCCCCGGTGGTGTGCCTGTTTTCCAGGTGAGCGACGAGGTGGCCGATGAGGCACTGCTGCTGTTTAAAAAGATGCAGACCGAAATTGCCTCTAACTACCTGTACAAGTACGACCTGATCCGCAATTACGTAATGGAGCTGATCCACTACGGCCAGAAGCTGGAGCCTATTACCACCTATAATACCGCCCACAATGCTTCGGCAAGGGTGTCGTCGCTGTTTATTGAACTGCTTGAGCGGCAGTTCCCCATCGCATCGCCGGGGCAAAAGGTTACCCTGCGCACCGCCAGCGATTATGCCGACCGCTTAGCCGTACACAGCAACCACCTCAACAAAGTTTTAAAAGATACCACCGGCAAAACCACTACCGAACACATCAGCAGCCGCCTGGTACAGGAAGCCAGGATCCTGTTAAAGCAAACCGACTGGAACATCTCCGAAATTGCCTACAGCCTGGGCTTTGAACAGCTCTCGCATTTCTCCAATTTCTTTAAAAAGCAAACCAGCCTGTCGCCGGGCGAAGTGCGAAGTTTAGCGGGGTGATGGGGTATCAGGTTGTCTGAACTATGATTCGTAGGATTAATGGATTGGTAGGATGACTGTCAGCAGGTGAAATAGTATGTGATATAAGCGTGGTTCCGCATCCCGGTTTGTGGGTGACAATATCAACATAGGTACAAAATATTCAAGTCAGGTTTCTCGCCCTTGTTGGTGTTGTCACCAACAAGTACCGATATCTGGGGAGGTAAGTGTAGTACAGCATCCCCGTTTGTTGGTGACAACACCAACAAAGGCGCAAAACAAATCACCAAAGAATATTGAATTAAATATTAATAGCCCGTTTTTTCATTGCCGTTGGCTGAAGCCAACGGATAAAGAGTAAATAGCTTTTTTGGCTTTAGCCGAACAATTATTGCGCTAAAGCCCGGTTATGTTAGCTAACTGTTCCGTCAGCTAAAGCAGACGGCAATGAACCGTTTCGCCCTTGTTGGTGTTGTCACCAACAAGTACCGATATCTGAGGAGTTAAATGTAGTACAGCATCCCCGTATGAAGGGTTGGGTGTTTATGGATTAGCATCCGTCCGTCCACTCCTCCCCAACCCCACCCATGGACACGCGGACGATAAACCCCTCTTCCATCCTATC
This genomic window contains:
- a CDS encoding YdeI/OmpD-associated family protein — its product is MSEKNPKVDWFFTKDSHWQEAYKKLRQIAIDCGLIEELKWGCPCYTLNKQNIVLIHGFKEYCAYLFFKGALLNDPGGILIRQTKDVQSARQIRFTNMVEIAELEPILKAYIFEAIEAEKAGLKVELKTTAEFTMPDEFQTKLNHMPALKTAFEALTPGRQRGYLLYFSSAKQSKTRQDRVEKYIPQILAGKGLED
- a CDS encoding RNA polymerase sigma factor — protein: MSYNTLTDCELADLLNEGDEEAFNHIYKRFWKKIYNETYKRLKDTEIAGDIVQDVFADLWIKRHSRKIENLNAYLITAARYQVFMQYKKASVKSFFEQPLELLNHPSLFADSIQEVKELKDCINEWMSLQPEKRREVFRLKFIEDKSTREISEVLNISQKTVQNQFTISLHSLRSTLSKLLLFF
- a CDS encoding FecR family protein — translated: MSTPIIKEFLKLKEKYLNGTATPADIQLLEQYYDLFAEEPDIIGQLAQSEIEVLENRLKDGITNKINLKENKTIPFYKGSMMRAAAILIFILAGTYFVYNRYHKQPIQVAQNKSYKTDIAPGGNKAILTLANGSKLILNNAKNGNISTQGGANIIKQDSLISYKAIAAGSSGVSYNTITIPNGGQYQLILADGTKVWLNAASSLRFPTAFTGNNRTVELTGEAYFEVAKNKEKPFNVKTATQTVQVLGTHFNVNAYNNEAYVKTTLLEGSVKVYSANVSVTISPGQQSVLKSNGSFEIKHDLDMDEAVAWKNGMFQFNEADIQTVMRQISRWYDIDVEFKGKLPADLYRGKISRNVNVSQVLKILELSGINFTIEGRKIIVRS
- a CDS encoding SusC/RagA family TonB-linked outer membrane protein, producing MEFSTLYEPRNEYRRLNKILLVMKLTTIILLTVCLHISAASFSQNITISEKNASLESVFNKIEKQSGYTFWYKIELIKYSPKISLNVKNATLDQTLNLCFKNLPLTYVIVQNTIVLKLKPENDAVNTSEAPLPIKITGKVVDEKGEALTGASVKVKGTNAGTTTDINGVFSIEVPENGILIVSFIGYKTQEVPVNGSKSLTIRLAPSDGLNEVVVTALGIKREARSLGYSAQAVSGADMNKVNPPDIATGLMGKISGLNVTQPNGVEGASTRIVIRGNNNLLGNNQALIVIDNVIINNEPVQPKGVVQSFADATNGGNTDVSQPPIDNGSFLNSLNPDDIESIDVLKGPTAAALYGARGANGVILIVTKKGGKKSGFGVDYNYTYRVNDPYRFIKTQNEYGNGMTEDLYSANAQFYKDANGNNREEQIGGDPYGSLGNIPGAYVSPGVTSAAGGPFYNYIGFPGDGASWGPKMSGQPLVWWDGQTRPYTGNSNIFQSFYRKGNTQTQNISVSGGGELGTLRVSYTRMTNDAITYNSNNATNTFNVGASINVSPKVKIDATASYINLKKFNPPNIYGESGSSGNIGVGYMTVYNLPADYKPIERGLSTLPDGSQNPILKQSPAEYGQQYYWWNTFNDNTTLTQNQFVGSLSLNAEITPWLKAIGNVGLDYYTNEYITENYPTDAAGLQGSYGYDLARTSTNNLDGRFVFHKDKLLKDFNASLSVGARHYYTNMYDIASNNPGPFNYPFLFNLSNYNGSSPTSLNPTENRYVQEINSVYSLLNLSYKNYLFLDLSGTNDWSSTLRPTNWSYFYPSASLSFVFTDAFDMKSVKDWLSYGKLRLGEAESANAYLPYQNGLTYSPTTTTGFKTGLNLPGLYPTDLQPQRSRSFEIGTDLGFFNDRLDVNFTYYNTYSDHQEIQVPTETASGVNYVLINSGALRNRGIELTIKGKILQTKDFSWDMTINAAHNQNTVVALEPGINSLQLGSWFGSNGVLMKVDVGSDYGSIYGRDYKYAPNGQKIVNLIYADGTNTGNGPVLGSQYATTDDMVKIGDATPKITGGISQSFRYKNFSVYILTDFKIGGQIWSGDYATIMGQGLAPETAYERDGHGLPYTYPDGTKANVGVILPGVVSTAGGGYTANTNVVNPWWKYAGNYQSWDNDPIVRTNSIFNDSWGKLRELSITYNLPKEFIQKSRVFQSMSLSLIGRDLFYLFTTLPDRINPESLVSSGNVQGIQFGGLPGVRSYGISVKAGF
- a CDS encoding SusD/RagB family nutrient-binding outer membrane lipoprotein, whose product is MLKYHHIKQHTAIVIATVFITAILASCTKNFQKENATYSGPASATLSQLYTGIGANLDRAADIGDNAEARWLYPITQLGAVYAVSDFGFEENQNWQLFYANLPAMNQMLSTMQSSPDSASYINAEGMVKVLRAYQALELSNTYGDMPYFKAGRAFSGSTADLKVPFDKQQAIYLSCLSDLAWAVNHFNTTSTTQFTFGSEFLLGNNIAQWKAFANSLRLRYALTMYDKDNTDAGPIIADALTKPLLTDPVADVVGLSQANVPDISFDIDGAGRAFFFRQESRARMGSTLWNLLSDDNTDSGIFDLRATIYFEKNGNGEWAPYPQNPVTPISDGGDPYNTKRDPANDGWGAPAYKAGNLYSDYNYYWGRDGNISGSTGACPEIFMSAAETYFLKAEAYARGAGVAQNSAAAKSAYISGVTASLTFWKNMAFNSSVWVENKPASATPTSTEISAVLTNPKAAWDANNALNLIYAQEWIDLFRQPWVAWALLRRTGGATPMDQSNPAGYKQNYGSLQRYQYPSDEQLLNNANWKIATGGSDLTSTKIWIAK
- a CDS encoding SDR family oxidoreductase, which gives rise to MELSNNTILITGGTSGFGFEFANRLLALGNTVIITGRNQAKLEETRKKLPGIHTFKSDVSDPEAIAALFKEVIQQFPALNILINNAGEMRKINLQDPPIGLNDITREVEINLMGPIRMVQAFLPHLKKQKNAAILNVTSGIALAPFPISPVYGATKSGLRSYTKSLRVQLKNTGIKVFELIAPGSGTPLNDKFKGLNDFDDKMLMDPVKLIDVAIKGLQNDTYEIYPGMARIIRVMSRLAPGFLLKQMSKVGAEEMV
- a CDS encoding helix-turn-helix domain-containing protein: MQTISVDEFYKEIAVKTNGTIESLLPDGINREIGHFNIFNFEDIIPKIKADPNHMPYNRRAYYKISLVRGRNVAEYADKTIYIEKNALVFATPKIPYNWVPQDDNQKGCFCIFTGDFLLPSKSGAILDELPIFRPGGVPVFQVSDEVADEALLLFKKMQTEIASNYLYKYDLIRNYVMELIHYGQKLEPITTYNTAHNASARVSSLFIELLERQFPIASPGQKVTLRTASDYADRLAVHSNHLNKVLKDTTGKTTTEHISSRLVQEARILLKQTDWNISEIAYSLGFEQLSHFSNFFKKQTSLSPGEVRSLAG